One Natrinema halophilum genomic window carries:
- the thsB gene encoding thermosome subunit beta, whose translation MSQRMQQGQPMIVMSEDSQRVKDKDAQDYNISAARAVAEAVRSTLGPKGMDKMLVDSMGSVTITNDGVTILKEMDIDNPTAEMIIEVAETQEDEAGDGTTTAVAIAGELLKNAEDLLEQDIHPTAIIKGFHLASEQAREEIDDIATNIDTDDEELLRKTAETSMTGKGTEVNKEYLAELIVEAIRQVTVVDDEGENVVDLEFLNIETQTGSSAGESELLVGGIVDKDPVHDNMPTEATDADILLLNEAIEVEETDVDTEVSVTDPDQLQKFLDREEKQLREKVDHIADTGADVVFCQKGIDDLAQHYLAKEGILAVRRAKKSDLEFLSEVIGASVVSDLESATEADLGFGDVTRDDEDELFYVEGEDAHGVTLLLRGSTDHVVDELERGVNDALDVVAQTVSDGRVLAGGGAIEVELASRLRDYADSVSGREQLAVEAFADSFELVPRVLAGNAGLDSIDTLVDLRAAHDDDDVTAGLNVFSGDVEDTFEAGVVEPAHAKEQAVTSAAEAANLVLKIDDIISAGDLSTDKGDDEEGGPGGAPGGMGGMGGMGGGMGGMM comes from the coding sequence ATGAGTCAGCGAATGCAGCAGGGTCAGCCGATGATCGTAATGAGCGAGGACTCCCAGCGCGTCAAGGACAAGGACGCGCAGGATTACAACATCAGTGCCGCCCGTGCGGTCGCTGAAGCCGTCCGGTCGACGCTCGGCCCGAAGGGAATGGACAAAATGCTCGTCGATTCCATGGGATCGGTGACCATCACCAACGATGGCGTCACCATCCTCAAAGAGATGGACATCGACAATCCCACGGCCGAGATGATCATCGAGGTTGCCGAAACACAGGAAGACGAAGCGGGAGACGGAACCACGACGGCCGTCGCGATCGCCGGTGAACTCCTGAAAAACGCCGAGGACCTTCTCGAACAGGACATTCACCCGACGGCGATCATCAAAGGCTTCCACCTCGCCAGCGAGCAGGCCCGCGAGGAGATCGACGACATCGCGACCAACATCGACACGGACGACGAAGAGCTGCTTCGCAAGACAGCCGAAACCTCGATGACCGGCAAGGGGACCGAGGTCAACAAGGAATACCTCGCCGAACTCATCGTCGAGGCGATCCGACAGGTCACCGTCGTCGACGATGAAGGCGAGAACGTCGTCGACCTCGAGTTCCTCAACATCGAAACCCAGACCGGAAGCAGTGCCGGCGAATCCGAACTGCTCGTGGGCGGTATCGTGGACAAAGACCCCGTCCACGACAATATGCCCACCGAAGCCACTGACGCAGACATCCTCCTTCTGAACGAGGCTATCGAGGTCGAGGAGACCGACGTCGATACCGAAGTCTCCGTGACCGACCCGGACCAGCTCCAGAAGTTCCTCGACCGAGAGGAAAAGCAGCTCCGCGAGAAGGTCGATCACATCGCCGACACGGGCGCCGACGTCGTCTTCTGTCAGAAGGGCATCGACGATCTCGCCCAGCACTACCTCGCCAAAGAGGGTATCCTCGCGGTGCGCCGAGCCAAGAAGAGCGACCTGGAATTCCTCTCGGAGGTCATCGGCGCGTCGGTCGTCTCCGACCTCGAGAGCGCGACCGAGGCCGACCTCGGCTTCGGCGACGTCACCCGCGACGACGAAGACGAACTCTTCTACGTCGAGGGCGAGGACGCACACGGCGTCACGCTCTTGCTTCGCGGCTCGACCGATCACGTCGTCGACGAACTCGAGCGCGGAGTCAACGATGCACTCGACGTCGTCGCCCAGACCGTCTCCGACGGCCGCGTTCTCGCTGGCGGCGGTGCAATCGAGGTCGAACTCGCTTCGCGACTGCGCGACTACGCCGACTCCGTTTCCGGTCGCGAGCAACTGGCAGTCGAAGCGTTCGCCGACTCGTTCGAACTCGTTCCGCGCGTCCTCGCCGGGAACGCCGGGCTCGACTCCATCGATACGCTGGTCGACCTGCGAGCAGCCCACGACGATGATGACGTTACGGCGGGCCTGAACGTCTTCTCGGGCGACGTCGAGGACACCTTCGAGGCCGGCGTCGTCGAACCGGCCCACGCCAAAGAGCAGGCCGTCACCTCCGCCGCCGAAGCGGCCAACCTCGTCCTCAAAATCGACGACATCATCTCCGCCGGTGACCTGTCGACCGACAAGGGCGACGACGAGGAAGGCGGTCCCGGTGGCGCCCCTGGCGGCATGGGCGGCATGGGCGGCATGGGCGGCGGCATGGGCGGCATGATGTAA
- a CDS encoding HalOD1 output domain-containing protein, protein MTGYASPASQSRSPSVYRATHDPTGPATLSTTVIHALADCMGVDVTDSRVSLYDSVDPDALDKLFRPRHDGTPRSGATLSFHVNGYHVRVSGTGEIVIEPPARR, encoded by the coding sequence ATGACCGGATATGCATCCCCTGCCTCGCAGTCTCGCTCTCCATCCGTGTATCGCGCCACGCACGACCCGACGGGCCCGGCCACGCTCAGTACGACTGTCATTCACGCGCTGGCTGATTGTATGGGTGTGGACGTAACCGACAGCCGCGTCTCGCTTTACGATTCCGTCGATCCTGACGCTCTCGACAAACTCTTCCGGCCGCGCCACGACGGCACGCCGCGGTCGGGCGCGACGCTTTCGTTCCACGTCAACGGATACCACGTCCGCGTCAGCGGTACCGGCGAGATCGTGATCGAACCGCCTGCCCGCCGCTAA
- a CDS encoding DUF7577 domain-containing protein codes for MELWGWLIGYVALFALLHLLLYYLYARRDDGDNDRTPSFADPNRASIRSAPGSDRFQRSADEVGDADPGSDGRDLEGGSESIRCPHCGAPNATDQTFTYCWNCISGLRQ; via the coding sequence ATGGAGCTCTGGGGCTGGCTCATCGGTTACGTGGCGTTGTTTGCCCTGCTTCACCTGTTACTGTATTATCTGTACGCCCGTCGCGACGATGGCGACAACGATCGCACGCCATCGTTTGCCGACCCTAACCGCGCCAGCATTCGGTCGGCACCCGGTTCTGACCGTTTTCAGCGATCTGCCGACGAGGTCGGTGACGCTGATCCAGGGAGCGACGGCCGTGACCTCGAGGGAGGGAGCGAGTCGATACGCTGTCCCCACTGTGGAGCACCCAACGCGACTGACCAGACGTTTACGTACTGCTGGAACTGCATCTCCGGGCTCCGGCAGTGA
- a CDS encoding acyltransferase: MTKRYISLPNEAEAGMREFIDEVDRRLSSDEDTCSVVEDVLIDLSGDREAYERWQNGASATPAERVRLQSYDPCNTTLESEYYAEKDEEKFRTSKHLQWLWRQFDSLPIADNVEFALRFRRMLADYLFEDCGENCRFFKGISFTYGHNITIGDNVVVHDDVHLDDRGKLTIGDRVSISDGVHIYSHDHDVVDQTEVRNYHTIVEDDVRLTYDSMVRAGNKVGENAIVGARGIVQHDIPPHHIAVGMPANSVKIKPGWEDVAIPVEEAGVNRQEQRHLEYELPEDLAVFDEFQRDFHSSR; this comes from the coding sequence ATGACAAAGCGGTACATCTCGCTCCCCAACGAGGCGGAGGCGGGGATGCGCGAGTTCATCGACGAAGTCGACCGACGGTTGTCGAGCGACGAGGACACCTGTTCGGTCGTCGAGGACGTTCTGATCGACCTCTCGGGGGATCGGGAAGCCTACGAACGGTGGCAAAACGGCGCGTCGGCCACGCCGGCTGAGCGCGTTCGTCTCCAGAGTTACGATCCATGTAACACGACTCTCGAGAGCGAATATTACGCCGAAAAAGACGAAGAGAAGTTCCGAACGTCCAAACATCTCCAGTGGCTCTGGCGTCAGTTCGACAGTCTACCGATCGCGGATAACGTCGAATTTGCGCTGCGGTTCCGGCGGATGCTCGCGGACTACCTGTTCGAAGACTGTGGCGAAAACTGTCGGTTTTTCAAAGGCATTTCGTTCACGTACGGCCACAACATAACGATCGGCGACAACGTCGTCGTCCACGACGACGTCCACCTGGACGATCGGGGTAAACTGACCATCGGCGATCGGGTGTCGATCTCGGACGGCGTTCACATCTACAGTCACGATCACGACGTCGTCGACCAGACCGAGGTCAGAAATTATCACACCATCGTCGAAGACGACGTCAGACTCACCTACGACTCGATGGTCCGCGCGGGAAACAAGGTCGGTGAAAACGCGATCGTCGGCGCGCGTGGCATCGTCCAGCACGACATCCCGCCCCATCATATCGCGGTCGGCATGCCCGCAAACAGCGTCAAGATCAAACCCGGATGGGAAGACGTTGCTATTCCTGTCGAGGAAGCCGGCGTCAACCGACAGGAGCAACGCCACCTCGAGTACGAACTTCCCGAGGACCTCGCGGTCTTCGACGAATTCCAGCGCGATTTTCACTCATCCCGATAG
- a CDS encoding aldo/keto reductase has translation MQYSELGESGVGVSEVGFGAWVVGTDWWGDRSEEDALEMVRYAVDQGITYFDTGDVYGHGRSEELLGQALSEVRDEVTVATKVGYDFYTNPQAGHGELPKEVDPDYLRDAVEKSLDRLGMDSIDVLQLHNANVEEITPAVLELLDELEAEGTIDATGLALGPSIGWLAEGDFAIEEEFDSVQLVWNVLEQEVGNHFLETIERTGSSTSLIPRVPHSSGILNEQVTPDTELGEGDHRGFRPDEWYETGWEKLEKLRFLERDGERTMGQAAIAWLLSHDPVASVTPTFRTKADIDEWAAASDVPKLSDEEMARVTELYETDFDIDRDDGMDALRSSVSGEDIESAGLDKLTAD, from the coding sequence ATGCAATACAGCGAACTCGGCGAATCCGGCGTCGGCGTCAGTGAGGTTGGCTTCGGCGCGTGGGTCGTCGGTACCGACTGGTGGGGCGATCGATCCGAAGAGGACGCCCTCGAAATGGTCCGGTACGCCGTCGATCAGGGAATCACCTACTTCGACACGGGCGACGTCTACGGCCACGGCCGAAGCGAGGAATTACTCGGTCAGGCGCTGTCGGAAGTCCGCGACGAGGTCACCGTCGCCACGAAAGTCGGCTACGACTTCTACACCAACCCACAGGCCGGCCACGGCGAACTACCCAAGGAGGTCGACCCCGACTATCTCCGAGACGCCGTCGAGAAGAGCCTGGACCGGCTCGGAATGGACTCTATCGACGTCCTCCAGCTTCACAACGCCAACGTCGAAGAAATTACGCCTGCCGTCCTCGAGTTGCTGGACGAACTCGAAGCGGAAGGCACGATCGACGCCACGGGACTCGCGCTCGGCCCCTCAATCGGTTGGCTCGCCGAAGGCGACTTCGCGATCGAAGAAGAATTCGATTCCGTCCAACTCGTCTGGAACGTCCTCGAGCAAGAAGTCGGAAATCACTTCCTCGAGACGATCGAACGAACGGGTTCCTCGACGAGCCTCATTCCCCGCGTTCCTCACTCGTCGGGCATCCTCAACGAGCAGGTCACCCCCGATACCGAACTCGGCGAGGGCGATCACCGCGGCTTCCGTCCCGACGAATGGTACGAGACGGGCTGGGAGAAACTCGAGAAACTCCGCTTCCTCGAGCGAGACGGCGAGCGGACGATGGGGCAAGCGGCTATCGCGTGGTTGCTCTCACACGACCCGGTCGCCAGCGTAACGCCGACGTTCCGCACGAAAGCCGACATAGACGAGTGGGCGGCCGCCAGTGACGTGCCGAAGCTTTCTGACGAAGAGATGGCCCGCGTCACGGAACTGTACGAAACCGACTTCGACATCGACCGGGACGACGGGATGGACGCGCTGCGCTCGTCAGTCAGCGGCGAGGACATCGAATCGGCCGGTCTGGACAAACTCACGGCCGACTGA
- a CDS encoding RNA-guided endonuclease InsQ/TnpB family protein produces MAIQVTHTYVATIRNQQQVQSDLDSLGFAAAKLWNIARWTCDRIWGETGTIPEDGPLKAYLKNHERYADRNSQSSQRVIEELAEAFSGWYAKRRNGDDRANPPKYRKNGDDHPRSTVTFKEDGFKHDAKNNRIRLSKGRNLKEHWSDFILCEIETRPDVTIENVGQVKAVWNDSKGEWELHIVCKHEIEAESPGDETAGIDLGISNFAAVSYSTGDHELYPGNALKTDERYFAKEIAKCNSSRSNNALRLRKKRSKRRSHYLHAVTKHIVAECVERGVGTIAVGNLEGIREDDETGEARNWGDRGNEGLHGWAFDRFTNLLTYKAKAEGITVVIVSERDTSKTCSRCGQKRDANRVERGLYVCRECEAVMNADSNGAENIRCRLDQAEKVTLNPRSTEDRSSGRVARPVVNLFRRGEYDHSRGQGTFAEQASSCKPQISQLR; encoded by the coding sequence ATGGCGATTCAGGTCACTCACACCTATGTTGCTACCATTCGCAACCAGCAACAGGTGCAGAGTGATCTGGACTCGCTTGGGTTTGCCGCCGCAAAGCTCTGGAACATCGCACGCTGGACGTGTGACCGCATCTGGGGTGAAACAGGGACAATCCCTGAGGATGGCCCACTCAAGGCATATCTGAAGAATCACGAACGCTATGCCGACCGTAATTCTCAGTCGAGTCAGCGAGTCATAGAAGAACTCGCTGAAGCGTTCAGTGGTTGGTATGCTAAACGCCGAAACGGGGACGACCGCGCAAACCCACCGAAGTATCGGAAGAACGGCGACGATCACCCACGATCGACAGTTACGTTCAAAGAAGACGGGTTCAAACACGACGCAAAGAATAATCGGATTCGACTCTCTAAAGGTCGAAATCTGAAAGAACACTGGTCAGACTTCATCCTCTGTGAGATTGAAACCCGACCAGACGTGACGATCGAGAACGTTGGCCAAGTGAAAGCAGTCTGGAACGATTCTAAAGGCGAATGGGAACTTCACATCGTGTGCAAACACGAAATCGAGGCCGAATCTCCCGGCGACGAAACTGCTGGCATTGACCTCGGTATCTCAAACTTCGCCGCCGTCTCGTATTCTACGGGCGACCACGAGTTGTATCCGGGGAACGCTCTCAAGACCGACGAACGGTACTTCGCTAAGGAGATTGCGAAGTGCAACTCATCTCGCTCGAACAATGCCTTGAGACTCCGCAAGAAGCGTTCTAAGCGTCGGTCACACTACTTACACGCCGTCACGAAACACATCGTTGCAGAGTGTGTTGAACGAGGTGTTGGGACAATTGCTGTCGGCAACCTCGAAGGCATCCGCGAAGACGACGAGACTGGTGAGGCTCGGAACTGGGGCGACCGTGGCAACGAAGGCTTGCACGGATGGGCGTTCGACCGCTTCACGAACTTACTCACATACAAGGCGAAAGCCGAAGGTATCACTGTGGTCATAGTGAGCGAGCGAGACACGTCGAAGACGTGTTCGCGTTGTGGGCAGAAACGAGACGCCAACCGTGTTGAGCGAGGCTTATACGTCTGTCGTGAGTGTGAGGCCGTGATGAACGCCGATTCGAATGGTGCGGAGAACATTCGGTGTCGGTTAGACCAAGCAGAAAAGGTAACTCTGAATCCTCGATCTACAGAGGATAGGAGTAGCGGGCGTGTGGCACGTCCAGTAGTCAACCTGTTCCGTCGTGGAGAATACGACCATAGTCGTGGACAGGGGACGTTCGCTGAACAAGCGAGCAGCTGCAAACCACAAATATCCCAACTGCGGTAG
- a CDS encoding DUF7521 family protein has translation MGPPPLQLWDASLPPEWIATFVQATDVLSALIGLFIAYQAYRGYRRNDSRPMLFIAVGFALALAVPFLLLLLYVALPFVSEPIAAVLGQCSQVTGLLTILYALRMPS, from the coding sequence CTGGGACCGCCGCCGCTCCAGCTCTGGGACGCGTCGCTGCCGCCGGAGTGGATCGCGACGTTCGTCCAGGCGACTGACGTCCTGAGCGCGCTCATCGGATTGTTCATCGCGTATCAGGCCTATCGTGGCTACCGGCGAAACGACAGTCGGCCGATGCTGTTTATCGCCGTGGGGTTTGCGCTTGCGCTCGCCGTGCCATTCCTGTTATTGTTGCTCTATGTAGCACTGCCGTTCGTTTCGGAACCGATCGCCGCCGTTCTCGGCCAGTGCAGCCAGGTGACCGGTCTACTCACTATCCTGTATGCGCTCCGAATGCCGTCGTAG
- a CDS encoding winged helix-turn-helix domain-containing protein translates to MSEEVDVETIGALLEDPTVRTILTQTSQEPMTANTLSDHCDASKPTVYRRLEDLRECGLLIERTKPDPNRGHHRTVYATNLERITVELGDDGLSLHLDRREDIADRFTKLIEGM, encoded by the coding sequence GAGGAGGTCGACGTCGAAACGATCGGGGCCTTGCTCGAGGACCCGACGGTGCGGACGATCCTCACCCAGACGAGCCAGGAACCCATGACAGCGAACACCTTGAGCGATCACTGCGACGCGTCCAAACCCACGGTGTATCGACGGCTGGAGGACCTCCGCGAATGCGGACTCCTCATCGAGCGGACCAAACCCGACCCCAACCGGGGTCACCACCGGACCGTTTACGCGACGAATCTGGAACGAATCACGGTCGAACTCGGGGACGACGGATTGTCACTCCACCTCGACCGTCGCGAAGATATCGCTGATCGGTTTACGAAACTAATCGAGGGGATGTGA